In candidate division WOR-3 bacterium, a genomic segment contains:
- a CDS encoding polysaccharide biosynthesis tyrosine autokinase — protein MVRALQSRYFDSSDLHRGKMKKEPTLQDYIGVVMERRWLVGICVGVATVAALVLSFVLPKVYEARIKFKLDLSESKPVFFSEIYTPQRVDPVESQLEIVRSRTLARSVVKKLNLNFIVKNHKQYFFDSVYVSEKFPPGTYCLKFNDSRFSLVTKKGEIVGSGRVGELFDIDSLKFFIKEKPTDDIKIIIKEINESAEELQKKTSASQIKNTYLVLLKAKSSSPELAAAIANTLVDEYINYSLATVREAARGSKEFIESQISIFGEELNKAEEKLRQFKEKTGIFLLDESAKEIISSLAQFEVEKEKAIVELNEIESSIKNLEQELSKDEASYGAYKRMASFPTISTSPIIISLREKLKSLEIQRQELLQKSGENPKELSEIDNKIKQTEEELQKATKQIVLAGPSVSDPIFQSIISQIINNETRAIALQSRIDALNHIINRHNHRLKQLPEAEVNLAQLERQKMANEEIYTMLLGKLEESKIAEAMQISEARIIDRATVPDKPVAPKPKQNTVLGFLLGLFIGVASAFLLEYLDTSVKSSKEIEELTGASVLAAIPLVKDKEHPCIPTIEEPHSQIAEAYRILRTNLAFAAAAKPLKTLLITSTLPQEGKTTTCLNLGITLAQQGNKTVVLDCDFRRPMLHTYFSKYIKNKRHGLSDILLGRLKLKEAIVKTPTTENLSFITSGTIPSNPAELLGSKKMQDTIERLKDDFEFIILDAPPALGVADARVLGKIVDGILVVVMANKTNRDAVLEVKDELERSGEKIIGFVLNGVDLTHHYYRHRYYYYYPSK, from the coding sequence TCCTGAGTTTTGTTCTGCCCAAGGTCTATGAGGCAAGGATTAAATTCAAGTTAGACCTCTCTGAATCGAAGCCGGTTTTCTTTTCGGAGATTTACACCCCCCAAAGAGTTGATCCTGTTGAAAGTCAACTGGAGATCGTCAGGAGCCGCACCCTCGCCCGCTCAGTGGTCAAGAAGTTGAATCTGAATTTTATTGTGAAGAACCACAAACAGTACTTTTTTGATTCGGTATATGTTTCCGAAAAATTTCCGCCGGGTACATACTGTTTAAAATTCAATGACAGCCGGTTCTCCCTGGTGACGAAGAAGGGGGAGATAGTCGGCTCCGGCAGAGTCGGAGAACTTTTTGATATTGATTCACTGAAATTCTTTATAAAAGAGAAACCAACCGACGACATAAAGATCATTATTAAAGAAATCAACGAAAGTGCCGAAGAGTTGCAGAAAAAGACGAGTGCCAGTCAAATCAAGAACACCTATCTTGTATTACTGAAAGCCAAATCGTCGTCTCCTGAGTTGGCGGCGGCGATCGCCAATACACTTGTTGACGAATACATAAATTATTCCCTCGCCACCGTGAGAGAGGCGGCGCGCGGTTCAAAAGAGTTTATCGAGAGTCAGATTTCCATCTTCGGCGAGGAGCTTAATAAAGCCGAAGAGAAACTGCGTCAATTTAAAGAAAAGACGGGTATTTTTCTGCTTGACGAATCAGCAAAGGAGATAATTTCTTCTCTGGCACAGTTTGAGGTTGAGAAAGAAAAGGCGATCGTTGAATTGAATGAAATCGAAAGTTCCATAAAGAATCTCGAACAGGAATTATCAAAAGATGAAGCCTCTTACGGTGCCTATAAACGGATGGCTTCGTTTCCCACGATATCCACAAGTCCGATAATAATTTCATTGCGGGAAAAACTTAAATCACTCGAGATCCAGCGTCAGGAGCTGCTTCAGAAGAGCGGAGAGAACCCCAAAGAGCTTTCCGAAATAGATAATAAGATTAAACAGACCGAGGAAGAACTGCAAAAGGCGACAAAACAGATCGTCCTCGCCGGTCCCTCGGTATCCGATCCTATTTTTCAATCCATTATTTCCCAGATCATCAACAATGAGACGCGTGCGATCGCATTGCAGAGTCGCATCGACGCCTTGAATCATATTATAAATCGACACAACCACCGTTTAAAGCAGTTGCCCGAGGCTGAAGTGAATCTCGCCCAGCTTGAGCGGCAGAAGATGGCTAACGAAGAGATTTACACGATGTTGTTGGGAAAACTTGAAGAATCGAAGATCGCTGAAGCCATGCAGATCAGCGAGGCACGGATTATCGACCGGGCGACGGTTCCTGACAAACCGGTTGCGCCGAAACCGAAACAGAATACCGTACTCGGATTTCTTTTGGGTTTATTCATCGGTGTCGCCAGTGCGTTTCTTCTTGAATATCTGGATACCTCGGTAAAGAGCTCCAAAGAGATCGAGGAACTTACGGGTGCGTCGGTACTGGCGGCGATTCCTTTGGTCAAAGATAAGGAACATCCGTGTATCCCCACCATAGAAGAACCCCATTCCCAGATCGCTGAGGCGTACAGAATTTTAAGAACGAATTTGGCTTTCGCCGCTGCAGCAAAGCCCCTTAAGACGTTGCTGATCACTTCTACATTACCCCAGGAAGGGAAAACGACGACCTGCCTTAATCTTGGTATTACCCTGGCTCAACAGGGAAATAAAACGGTGGTACTTGATTGTGATTTCAGACGGCCGATGCTTCACACGTATTTTTCAAAATATATCAAAAATAAAAGGCACGGCCTTTCAGATATTCTCCTGGGCAGGCTTAAGTTGAAAGAGGCGATCGTCAAGACACCCACTACGGAAAATCTCAGTTTTATCACCAGTGGTACGATTCCCTCGAATCCCGCGGAGCTGCTGGGTTCTAAGAAGATGCAGGATACAATAGAAAGATTAAAGGATGATTTTGAATTTATAATCCTTGATGCTCCACCGGCACTTGGGGTGGCTGATGCAAGGGTACTCGGTAAGATCGTGGATGGTATTTTGGTTGTGGTGATGGCGAATAAGACAAACCGTGATGCAGTTCTTGAGGTTAAGGATGAGCTGGAACGAAGCGGCGAAAAGATAATCGGTTTTGTTTTAAACGGTGTCGACCTTACACATCACTACTATCGCCATCGTTATTATTACTACTATCCTTCAAAGTGA